In a genomic window of Rhodothermia bacterium:
- the rplX gene encoding 50S ribosomal protein L24, translating into MPRTTNKQNKLHVKKGDMVALTKAVTSARSLEMDRPKGYTGRVLRVFPAKQMVLVEGVNVRLRHTKPNKDYPNGGIIQREMPIHASNVLPLDNNGSPTRVGRKYITDANSGKGRWVRYAKTTGQELDK; encoded by the coding sequence ATGCCACGCACGACAAACAAACAAAATAAACTCCACGTCAAAAAAGGGGATATGGTGGCCCTAACAAAGGCTGTCACGTCTGCTAGATCGCTGGAAATGGATCGCCCAAAAGGATATACAGGCCGCGTACTTCGGGTTTTTCCTGCCAAACAAATGGTTTTGGTAGAAGGGGTAAATGTGCGATTGCGCCACACGAAGCCTAACAAAGACTATCCGAATGGAGGCATTATTCAACGAGAGATGCCCATTCATGCGTCTAATGTGTTGCCCTTAGACAATAACGGTTCGCCAACCCGAGTAGGTCGCAAGTATATAACAGATGCGAACTCCGGAAAAGGTCGCTGGGTGCGTTATGCCAAAACCACTGGCCAAGAATTGGATAAATAA
- the rpsN gene encoding 30S ribosomal protein S14, whose amino-acid sequence MAKKSWIARQKLRQETVDKFAEKRAALKAIIIDVNASDDEKLAASTKLQKMPRNSSATRLRNRCAVSGRPRGYMRKFGVSRIAFRDMALAGKIPGVRKASW is encoded by the coding sequence ATGGCTAAGAAAAGCTGGATAGCCCGCCAAAAGCTCCGTCAGGAAACCGTTGATAAATTCGCCGAGAAGCGGGCGGCATTAAAGGCAATCATCATTGATGTAAACGCCTCCGACGACGAGAAATTGGCGGCCTCTACGAAACTCCAAAAAATGCCCAGAAACAGTAGCGCTACCCGTCTTCGGAACCGTTGTGCGGTGAGTGGTCGTCCTCGTGGCTATATGCGGAAGTTTGGTGTATCACGTATTGCATTTCGCGATATGGCGTTGGCGGGGAAAATTCCCGGAGTTCGCAAAGCAAGCTGGTAA
- the rplN gene encoding 50S ribosomal protein L14 has protein sequence MIQQESRMAVADNSGAKEVLCIRVLGGSGRRYARIGDVVIVSVKSAIPGGTAKKKDVQRAVVVRTKKEFRRQDGSYIRFDENAVVLINKDDEPIGTRIFGPVARELRDKGFMRIVSLAPEVL, from the coding sequence ATGATTCAACAGGAATCCAGAATGGCCGTCGCGGATAATAGCGGGGCAAAAGAAGTGCTTTGTATCCGAGTACTCGGAGGAAGCGGCCGTCGTTATGCCCGTATAGGGGATGTGGTCATTGTGTCCGTAAAGTCTGCCATTCCGGGTGGAACGGCCAAGAAAAAAGACGTCCAACGCGCAGTCGTTGTCCGGACGAAGAAGGAATTTCGTCGTCAAGATGGTTCATACATTCGGTTTGATGAAAACGCGGTTGTATTGATCAATAAAGATGATGAGCCTATTGGCACACGTATTTTTGGGCCAGTAGCACGCGAATTGCGGGATAAAGGCTTTATGCGGATTGTTTCACTCGCTCCGGAAGTACTCTGA
- the rplE gene encoding 50S ribosomal protein L5 has translation MSYSARLRAKYQNEVVPALIKQFGYKNIMEVPKLVKISVNKGLGDANQNKKLLDDTVEELRKITGQHPVVSKAKKSISNFKLREGMPVGVFVTLRGDTMYEFLDRLITLALPRERDFKGVSDKSFDGRGNYTLGLKEQIIFPEIDIDKVERIGGMDISFVTTAKTDAEAYALLKEMGIPFVRRDQK, from the coding sequence ATGAGCTACAGTGCACGCTTAAGAGCAAAATACCAAAATGAAGTTGTTCCGGCGCTGATAAAGCAGTTCGGATACAAAAATATCATGGAAGTTCCCAAACTGGTTAAGATCAGTGTTAACAAAGGCTTGGGAGATGCCAATCAGAATAAAAAGCTTTTGGACGATACCGTAGAGGAACTTCGTAAGATTACAGGTCAACATCCGGTTGTCTCGAAAGCAAAAAAATCTATCTCGAATTTTAAGTTGCGTGAAGGGATGCCAGTTGGTGTATTCGTTACCCTTCGTGGGGATACGATGTATGAATTCTTAGATCGTCTAATTACGCTTGCATTGCCTCGAGAACGCGACTTTAAAGGGGTATCGGATAAGAGCTTTGACGGGCGAGGTAATTATACCCTTGGGTTGAAAGAGCAAATTATCTTCCCTGAAATTGATATAGACAAAGTTGAACGGATTGGGGGGATGGATATTTCCTTTGTGACAACAGCGAAGACGGATGCAGAAGCATATGCTTTGTTGAAGGAAATGGGAATCCCATTTGTTCGACGCGACCAAAAATAA
- the rpsH gene encoding 30S ribosomal protein S8, whose translation MSAITDPVADYLTRIRNAQKARHQYTDIPASNLKRAMTQILLDKGFVAKYIDIEDGKQGLIRVYLKYNKSVPVIQSLERVSKPGHRQFVGADNLPKVRNGLGIAILSTSSGVMTDKEAREAGIGGEVLAYIY comes from the coding sequence ATGAGTGCAATTACAGATCCTGTAGCCGATTATCTGACACGGATTCGGAATGCGCAGAAGGCCCGGCACCAATACACGGATATTCCGGCGTCTAACTTAAAACGTGCTATGACCCAAATCTTGTTGGACAAAGGTTTTGTGGCCAAATATATAGACATCGAAGATGGCAAACAAGGCCTGATTCGGGTTTATCTTAAGTACAACAAAAGTGTACCCGTTATCCAAAGTTTAGAACGGGTTTCAAAACCAGGCCATCGGCAGTTTGTAGGGGCAGACAATCTCCCCAAAGTGCGGAACGGTCTTGGGATTGCTATCCTGTCCACTTCAAGCGGGGTGATGACGGATAAAGAAGCCCGTGAAGCTGGTATCGGTGGTGAAGTTTTGGCTTATATCTACTAA